In Nitrobacteraceae bacterium AZCC 1564, the following proteins share a genomic window:
- a CDS encoding NADPH-dependent curcumin reductase CurA (product_source=COG2130; cath_funfam=3.40.50.720; cog=COG2130; pfam=PF00107,PF16884; superfamily=51735): MAQAINRQILLVEKPTGKLGLQHFKMSESAVPEPKDGEVQLRVLYISLDAANRAWMQGATYRSAVEANSVMAGGGLAEVIVSNAPGFAPGDLVFGDTGWQDFAAVPAKHLVKVPRMEPLTHLLSVFGIAGLTAYFGLLNVGKPKPGETVVVSAAAGSVGSIVGQIAKIKGCHVIGVAGGKDKCNWLTSELGFDAAVDYKAEAVFKALKSAAPNGIDVYFDNVGGDILEACLPQMNLRGRIVCCGAISQYDDVPSATGPRGIPGLIVVKRLTMQGFIVTDFYDQRDQALADLQSWVKAGQLKVQEDVINGLESTPQALIGLLAGENRGKRMVRV; this comes from the coding sequence ATGGCACAAGCGATCAACCGCCAAATCCTGCTGGTCGAAAAACCGACCGGGAAACTCGGCCTGCAGCATTTCAAGATGTCGGAATCCGCCGTTCCGGAACCGAAGGACGGCGAAGTCCAGCTACGCGTCCTTTACATCTCGCTCGATGCGGCCAACCGCGCGTGGATGCAAGGCGCAACCTATCGCTCGGCTGTGGAAGCCAATTCGGTGATGGCGGGAGGCGGGCTTGCCGAAGTCATCGTTTCCAATGCTCCCGGCTTCGCGCCCGGTGACCTCGTCTTCGGCGACACAGGATGGCAGGACTTCGCCGCCGTTCCGGCAAAACATCTCGTAAAAGTGCCGCGCATGGAGCCGCTGACGCATCTTCTCAGCGTGTTCGGCATTGCTGGCCTCACCGCCTATTTTGGATTGCTCAACGTCGGCAAACCAAAGCCAGGTGAGACAGTCGTCGTGTCTGCTGCCGCCGGATCCGTCGGCTCGATTGTTGGTCAGATCGCCAAGATCAAGGGATGCCACGTGATCGGGGTTGCCGGTGGCAAGGACAAATGCAACTGGCTGACGTCCGAACTCGGTTTCGATGCCGCTGTCGACTATAAAGCCGAAGCTGTCTTCAAGGCGCTGAAGTCCGCAGCACCTAACGGCATTGATGTCTACTTCGACAATGTCGGCGGCGATATTCTCGAAGCCTGTCTGCCGCAAATGAATTTGCGCGGCCGCATCGTCTGCTGTGGCGCGATCTCACAATATGACGACGTTCCGTCCGCGACTGGACCGCGTGGCATCCCGGGCTTGATTGTCGTCAAGCGCCTGACCATGCAAGGCTTCATCGTCACTGACTTCTACGATCAGCGCGATCAGGCACTGGCCGACCTGCAGTCCTGGGTGAAAGCCGGCCAGCTTAAGGTGCAGGAGGATGTCATCAACGGCCTCGAAAGCACACCGCAGGCGCTGATCGGACTCCTAGCCGGAGAAAATCGCGGCAAACGCATGGTCAGAGTTTAG
- a CDS encoding gamma-glutamyltranspeptidase (product_source=TIGR00066; cog=COG0405; ko=KO:K22602; pfam=PF01019; superfamily=56235; tigrfam=TIGR00066): protein MLNTLRSRRGMVTSPHHLASEAGLRVLREGGNAIEATLAMAASLPVVYPHMNSIGGDGFWLISANGKAPIAVDGCGAAAQATTKDFYRAKGLSAIPSRGPLAANTVAGTLSGWAEAFAISQEMGGQLPFSRLVEDAIWSAENGFAVTAGQQELTETKFAELKDSPGFIDTFLLGGKLPKEGELMKIPALGTALRRIGQHGPMDFYTGALAKEIAADLKRCGSPVTLDDLKTQKAQRREALHVAIKGATLYNFPAPTQGLASLMILALFERLGVKEAEGFDYLHNIVEATKQAFLVRDRIIGDPAHMIEKAEDYLKSDKLDELAAKIDRKRALPWPVPVNPGDTVWLGAIDKDGIAVSFIQSIYFEFGSGCVLENSGIVWQNRGSSFVLDGNGPRALLPGKKPFHTLNPAMALFDDGRRMVYGNMGGEGQPQSQSAVFSRYAMYGQGLQAAVTAPRWLLGKTWGDATVTLKLEGRFDPKVVQSMRDAGHDIEMLPDFTSTMGHAGAVVMHPNGVFEGATDPRSDGAAIGF, encoded by the coding sequence ATGCTGAATACGCTCCGCTCCCGCCGCGGCATGGTGACTTCGCCCCATCATCTCGCCAGCGAAGCTGGGCTGCGCGTATTGCGCGAGGGTGGCAACGCAATCGAGGCGACGCTTGCCATGGCAGCAAGCCTGCCCGTCGTCTATCCGCACATGAACTCGATCGGCGGCGATGGCTTCTGGCTGATTTCGGCCAACGGCAAAGCTCCCATCGCTGTCGACGGCTGCGGTGCGGCCGCCCAAGCTACGACGAAAGACTTCTATCGCGCCAAGGGCCTGTCCGCGATTCCATCGCGCGGCCCGCTTGCCGCCAACACGGTAGCAGGCACGCTTTCGGGCTGGGCGGAGGCTTTTGCGATCAGCCAGGAAATGGGTGGACAGCTCCCCTTCTCTCGCCTCGTTGAAGATGCCATCTGGTCGGCGGAAAACGGCTTCGCTGTCACGGCAGGACAGCAGGAACTGACGGAAACCAAATTCGCCGAACTGAAAGACTCGCCGGGCTTCATCGACACTTTCCTGCTTGGCGGCAAATTGCCGAAGGAAGGTGAGCTGATGAAGATTCCTGCGCTGGGCACAGCGCTGCGGCGCATCGGCCAACATGGCCCGATGGATTTCTATACCGGAGCGCTTGCCAAGGAGATTGCAGCGGACCTAAAGCGCTGCGGCTCGCCGGTGACGCTCGACGATCTCAAGACTCAAAAGGCACAACGACGCGAAGCCCTTCATGTCGCCATCAAGGGCGCAACGCTCTACAACTTTCCTGCACCGACGCAAGGTCTCGCCTCGCTGATGATCCTTGCGCTGTTCGAACGGCTGGGTGTGAAGGAAGCCGAAGGCTTCGACTATCTGCACAACATTGTCGAAGCGACCAAGCAGGCCTTTCTCGTGCGCGACCGCATCATCGGCGATCCGGCGCATATGATCGAAAAGGCCGAAGATTATCTGAAATCAGACAAGCTCGATGAACTCGCTGCGAAGATCGATCGCAAGCGCGCCCTACCCTGGCCGGTGCCAGTGAATCCCGGCGATACCGTCTGGCTCGGCGCAATCGACAAGGACGGCATCGCCGTCAGCTTCATCCAGAGCATCTACTTCGAATTCGGCTCAGGGTGTGTGTTGGAGAATTCCGGGATCGTTTGGCAGAACCGCGGTTCGAGTTTCGTGCTCGATGGCAACGGCCCGCGCGCCCTGCTGCCCGGCAAGAAGCCATTCCATACCCTCAACCCCGCGATGGCGCTCTTCGATGACGGACGCCGCATGGTCTATGGCAACATGGGCGGCGAAGGTCAGCCGCAAAGCCAATCCGCTGTCTTCAGCCGTTACGCGATGTACGGCCAAGGCCTGCAGGCTGCGGTGACGGCTCCACGCTGGCTACTCGGAAAGACCTGGGGTGATGCCACGGTCACCCTCAAGCTCGAAGGCCGCTTCGACCCTAAGGTCGTACAGTCCATGCGCGACGCGGGACACGATATCGAAATGTTGCCGGACTTCACATCGACCATGGGTCATGCCGGTGCGGTCGTCATGCATCCAAACGGTGTCTTCGAGGGCGCGACCGACCCGCGGAGCGACGGCGCCGCGATAGGCTTTTGA
- a CDS encoding 2-dehydro-3-deoxyphosphogluconate aldolase/(4S)-4-hydroxy-2-oxoglutarate aldolase (product_source=KO:K01625; cath_funfam=3.20.20.70; cog=COG0800; ko=KO:K01625; pfam=PF01081; smart=SM00749; superfamily=51569; tigrfam=TIGR01182), producing the protein MSVQSAPMTRDEELVSLLKSAHVVPVLTIERAEDAIPLASALVLGGVKTLEITLRTDAAVDAAKAIISEVPDAVVGIGTITTADDLKRAEALGARFGVSPGATPALLDAAANSSLPFLPGIATASELMQAQAYGFNVLKFFPAEQSGGIDMLRALAGPFPHARFCPTGGIGGANAAAWLAEPNVVAVGGSWLCPAADVKYANWEVITARCIDMMKTLRRRPR; encoded by the coding sequence ATGAGCGTACAGTCCGCCCCCATGACGCGCGATGAAGAACTCGTTAGTCTTCTGAAGTCGGCGCATGTCGTTCCGGTGTTGACCATTGAGCGTGCTGAGGATGCAATCCCGCTCGCAAGTGCCTTGGTGTTGGGTGGCGTCAAGACTCTCGAGATCACGCTGCGGACGGATGCGGCCGTGGACGCGGCAAAAGCGATTATTTCCGAGGTGCCGGATGCCGTTGTTGGCATCGGAACGATTACGACAGCTGACGATCTCAAACGCGCGGAGGCGCTCGGTGCGCGCTTCGGGGTCAGTCCGGGGGCGACGCCGGCCTTGCTCGATGCCGCCGCTAACAGCAGTCTACCTTTCTTGCCTGGCATCGCGACGGCATCGGAATTGATGCAGGCGCAGGCATATGGCTTCAACGTGCTCAAGTTTTTTCCGGCAGAGCAGTCCGGCGGCATCGACATGCTTCGCGCCCTGGCGGGGCCGTTTCCTCACGCGCGCTTCTGCCCGACAGGCGGCATCGGAGGTGCCAATGCTGCCGCGTGGCTGGCTGAGCCGAATGTCGTCGCCGTCGGTGGATCGTGGCTTTGCCCTGCCGCGGACGTCAAATATGCGAACTGGGAAGTCATCACCGCACGCTGCATCGATATGATGAAGACGTTGCGGCGCCGCCCACGCTGA
- a CDS encoding 2-dehydro-3-deoxygluconokinase (product_source=KO:K00874; cath_funfam=3.40.1190.20; cog=COG0524; ko=KO:K00874; pfam=PF00294; superfamily=53613), whose amino-acid sequence MTEVACIGECMIELTQGDGNQLIRGFGGDTLNTAVYLARLGVRVDYITALGDDPFSDELIAAWQGEGVGTGRVLRIPGKMPGLYAIRTNAVGERSFYYWRDSAAARAMFDQPESDALLGALQGYGLIYLSGITLSLFSEEGRDRLITALKKARENGSRIAFDTNFRARGWPVVDVARHAYQAMLDISDIVLASSEDLMPLYGERPHAELLNRVVADEAILKLPEPACVVRSGGRDRTVKADPVARVVDTTAAGDSFSAAYLAARLKGLSPTEAAEAGHRLAGAVVAHRGAIMPRTEMPQGSTKA is encoded by the coding sequence ATGACTGAGGTCGCCTGCATCGGCGAATGCATGATCGAGCTCACGCAGGGTGACGGTAATCAACTGATACGGGGCTTCGGCGGGGACACGCTCAACACAGCGGTCTACCTTGCGCGGCTTGGTGTGCGCGTGGATTACATCACCGCGCTGGGAGACGATCCGTTCAGTGATGAGCTGATCGCGGCGTGGCAGGGCGAAGGGGTAGGTACGGGCCGCGTGCTGCGTATCCCGGGCAAGATGCCGGGGCTTTATGCGATCCGCACCAATGCTGTGGGTGAGCGGTCGTTTTATTACTGGCGCGACAGCGCCGCCGCCCGCGCCATGTTCGATCAACCGGAATCGGATGCGCTTCTCGGCGCGCTGCAAGGCTACGGCCTGATCTATCTGTCAGGGATTACGCTGTCGCTCTTTAGCGAGGAGGGGCGAGATCGCCTCATTACCGCACTGAAGAAGGCCCGCGAGAACGGCAGCCGCATTGCATTCGATACCAATTTCCGGGCGCGAGGCTGGCCGGTGGTTGATGTCGCAAGGCACGCTTATCAAGCGATGCTCGATATTTCGGATATTGTGCTGGCTTCGTCCGAGGACCTCATGCCACTTTATGGCGAGCGCCCGCATGCCGAGTTGCTCAATCGCGTAGTGGCGGACGAGGCGATCCTGAAACTCCCGGAGCCGGCCTGCGTTGTCAGGTCCGGCGGCAGGGATCGAACCGTGAAGGCGGACCCAGTCGCAAGAGTTGTCGATACCACGGCGGCGGGAGACAGTTTTTCTGCCGCCTATCTTGCGGCCCGATTGAAGGGATTGTCGCCCACGGAGGCAGCTGAGGCGGGGCACCGTCTCGCGGGAGCAGTTGTTGCGCATCGCGGGGCCATCATGCCTCGAACCGAAATGCCGCAAGGGAGCACCAAGGCATGA
- a CDS encoding nucleoside-diphosphate-sugar epimerase (product_source=COG0451; cath_funfam=3.40.50.720; cog=COG0451; ko=KO:K22025; pfam=PF01370; superfamily=51735): MHILVLGAAGMVGRKLVDRLLRDGRLGKTDIKRMTLQDVVPPAKPDTSIPVEIVTCDVAEQAAVTKLVASKPDVIFHLAAIVSGEAEADFDKGYRINLDGTRYLIDAIRAIGGNYKPRVVFTSSIAVFGAPFPEKIGDEFFNTPLTSYGTQKTIGELLISDYTRKGLLDGVSIRLPTICVRPGVPNKAASGFFSNIIREPLAGKEAVLPVSEDVRHWHASPRSAVGFLLHAATMDTNTIGPRRALSMPGLSATVGEQIAALTRVAGANVTARIKREPDQTIMGIVAGWPRDFATDRALKLGFTTAEKTFDDIIRIHIEDELGGKFVN; the protein is encoded by the coding sequence TTGCATATTCTTGTTCTCGGTGCTGCCGGCATGGTCGGTCGCAAACTGGTCGATCGGTTGTTGCGCGATGGTCGTCTCGGCAAGACCGACATCAAACGCATGACGCTGCAGGATGTCGTGCCGCCGGCGAAGCCGGATACCTCGATCCCGGTTGAGATCGTGACATGCGATGTGGCTGAGCAGGCGGCTGTAACGAAGCTAGTTGCCAGTAAACCTGATGTGATCTTTCACCTCGCGGCGATTGTCTCCGGCGAAGCGGAAGCGGATTTTGACAAGGGCTATCGGATTAATCTCGATGGCACCCGGTATCTGATCGATGCCATTCGCGCGATCGGCGGCAACTATAAGCCGCGGGTGGTGTTCACGTCGTCGATTGCGGTTTTTGGCGCGCCATTCCCCGAGAAGATCGGCGACGAGTTCTTCAACACGCCGCTGACGAGCTACGGCACCCAAAAGACGATCGGCGAACTTCTGATTTCGGATTACACCCGCAAAGGCTTGCTCGACGGTGTCAGCATCCGTCTTCCCACCATTTGCGTCCGGCCAGGCGTTCCGAACAAGGCCGCGTCCGGTTTCTTTTCGAACATCATCCGTGAGCCGCTCGCGGGCAAGGAGGCTGTTCTTCCAGTGTCCGAAGACGTGCGCCACTGGCACGCATCGCCGCGTTCGGCCGTGGGCTTTTTGCTGCACGCTGCGACGATGGACACCAACACCATTGGTCCGCGCCGTGCGCTTAGCATGCCCGGTCTCTCGGCGACGGTTGGCGAACAGATTGCTGCGTTGACACGCGTGGCAGGCGCAAACGTGACGGCGCGCATCAAGCGTGAGCCGGACCAGACGATCATGGGCATTGTCGCGGGCTGGCCGCGCGACTTCGCCACTGATCGTGCGTTGAAGCTCGGTTTCACCACAGCGGAAAAGACGTTTGACGACATCATCCGCATTCATATTGAGGATGAGCTCGGCGGAAAGTTCGTCAACTAA
- a CDS encoding multiple sugar transport system permease protein (product_source=KO:K02026; cath_funfam=1.10.3720.10; cog=COG0395; ko=KO:K02026; pfam=PF00528; superfamily=161098; transmembrane_helix_parts=Inside_1_30,TMhelix_31_53,Outside_54_97,TMhelix_98_120,Inside_121_131,TMhelix_132_154,Outside_155_163,TMhelix_164_186,Inside_187_206,TMhelix_207_229,Outside_230_265,TMhelix_266_288,Inside_289_301) — protein sequence MTDHAAHPPAKVVATDNSEGMSYLESLPSKILTLYLPLFIIVVVLLFPFYWMALTSIKPDEQLIDMDTFNPFWVVDPTLKHIKKLLFETQYPRWLWNTMYVATAATFLSIVASVMAAYAIVRLRFKGSNVVSASIFLAYLVPPSILFIPLASVIHSYGLFDSPLSLILVYPTILIPFSTWLLMGYFKTIPYELEECALIDGASRWQILVKIILPLAIPGLISAFIFCFTLCWNEFIYALTFLSSTQNKTVPVAIVNEFVDGDIYKWGSLMAGALVGSLPLVILYAFFVEHYVSAMTGAVKE from the coding sequence ATGACTGATCACGCCGCACATCCGCCTGCAAAAGTTGTTGCGACCGACAACAGCGAGGGCATGAGCTATCTGGAGTCTTTGCCCAGCAAGATCCTCACGCTCTATCTGCCGCTGTTTATCATCGTCGTCGTTCTGCTGTTTCCATTCTATTGGATGGCTCTGACGTCGATTAAGCCGGACGAGCAACTGATCGATATGGATACGTTCAATCCGTTCTGGGTTGTCGATCCGACGCTGAAGCACATCAAGAAGCTGCTGTTCGAGACCCAATATCCGCGGTGGCTCTGGAATACGATGTATGTGGCAACGGCCGCGACGTTCTTGTCGATCGTTGCGAGCGTGATGGCCGCCTATGCAATTGTGCGTCTGCGGTTCAAGGGTTCGAACGTCGTCAGCGCGTCGATTTTCCTGGCCTATCTCGTGCCGCCGTCAATCCTGTTCATTCCGTTGGCGTCGGTCATTCATTCTTACGGACTGTTCGATTCACCGCTGTCGCTCATTCTGGTCTATCCCACAATCCTTATTCCGTTCTCGACCTGGCTGCTGATGGGATATTTCAAGACCATTCCTTACGAGCTTGAGGAATGCGCGCTGATCGACGGCGCCAGCCGCTGGCAGATCCTGGTCAAGATCATTCTGCCGCTGGCGATTCCCGGATTGATCTCGGCGTTCATCTTCTGCTTCACGCTGTGCTGGAACGAGTTCATCTATGCGCTGACGTTCCTGTCATCGACGCAGAATAAGACGGTCCCTGTGGCCATCGTTAACGAGTTCGTCGATGGCGACATCTACAAATGGGGATCGTTGATGGCGGGTGCGCTAGTCGGCTCGCTGCCGCTGGTCATCCTCTACGCGTTCTTTGTCGAGCACTACGTGTCGGCTATGACCGGCGCCGTCAAAGAATAA
- a CDS encoding multiple sugar transport system permease protein (product_source=KO:K02025; cath_funfam=1.10.3720.10; cog=COG1175; ko=KO:K02025; pfam=PF00528; superfamily=161098; transmembrane_helix_parts=Inside_1_29,TMhelix_30_52,Outside_53_91,TMhelix_92_114,Inside_115_126,TMhelix_127_146,Outside_147_178,TMhelix_179_201,Inside_202_224,TMhelix_225_247,Outside_248_284,TMhelix_285_307,Inside_308_319) — translation MSTIPASMPAPKPYVSSLSFWQRLSANRNWIAFWFMLPAGAFLLLFLAYPLGLGIWMSFTDLRIGRGGEFVGLENYQWLMDDAIFWLSVTNTLIYTAVASAIKFALGLYLALLLNRNMPGKAIIRAAVLIPFIVPTVLSAIAFWWIYDSQFSIISWSLRKLGLIDYNINFLGDATWARICVIIANIWRGVPFVAITLLAGLQTVSPSLYEAATLDGATNWQRFRYITYPLLTPIIAVVMTFSVLFTFTDFQLIWALTRGGPANATHLMATLSYQRGILSGRLGEGAAIATAMIPFLLAAITISWFGMQRRKWQQGSDND, via the coding sequence ATGAGCACGATACCGGCGTCGATGCCTGCACCGAAGCCATATGTCAGTTCACTGTCGTTCTGGCAGCGGCTGTCCGCGAACCGCAACTGGATCGCATTCTGGTTCATGCTCCCCGCGGGCGCGTTCCTGTTACTTTTCCTGGCTTATCCACTCGGCCTCGGCATCTGGATGAGCTTCACCGACCTGCGCATCGGCCGCGGCGGCGAGTTTGTGGGCCTTGAGAACTATCAGTGGTTGATGGACGACGCCATCTTTTGGCTCTCGGTTACAAACACGCTGATCTACACGGCGGTCGCGAGCGCGATTAAATTTGCACTCGGTCTCTATCTGGCGCTGCTGCTGAATCGCAACATGCCGGGGAAGGCGATCATCCGCGCCGCGGTGCTGATTCCGTTCATCGTGCCGACGGTGCTGTCCGCTATCGCGTTCTGGTGGATCTACGACTCGCAGTTTTCGATCATTTCATGGTCGCTGCGGAAGCTTGGTCTGATCGACTACAACATCAATTTCCTTGGCGATGCCACCTGGGCGCGTATCTGCGTGATCATTGCCAATATCTGGCGCGGTGTGCCCTTCGTCGCCATCACGCTGTTGGCTGGCCTGCAGACCGTCTCGCCCTCGCTCTATGAGGCGGCGACACTGGACGGCGCAACCAATTGGCAGCGTTTCCGATACATCACTTATCCGTTGCTGACGCCGATCATCGCCGTCGTCATGACGTTCTCAGTGCTCTTCACCTTCACGGACTTCCAGTTGATCTGGGCATTGACGCGTGGCGGACCGGCGAACGCGACGCACCTGATGGCAACGCTCAGCTATCAGCGCGGCATTCTCAGCGGCCGCCTGGGTGAGGGCGCTGCGATTGCGACTGCCATGATTCCGTTCCTTCTTGCCGCGATTACCATCTCGTGGTTCGGCATGCAGCGCCGTAAATGGCAGCAAGGATCCGACAATGACTGA
- a CDS encoding multiple sugar transport system substrate-binding protein (product_source=KO:K02027; cog=COG1653; ko=KO:K02027; pfam=PF13416; superfamily=53850), whose protein sequence is MTTFMPNRRSLLKGGASVLAGAATLTADQLMGFAKAWAQTAQWKPEAGAKINLLRWKRFVEAEDQAFMNMIQAFTKATGVEVNVSNESYDDIQPKASVAANTGQGLDMVWGLYSLPHLFPEKCADVTDVATYLGGKYGGWAPSADAYGKSKGKWIGIPVACTGALMNYRISAMEKAGFKEFPKDNAGFLELCKGLNKNGTPAGMAIGHASGDANTWMHWALWSHGGYLVDKDNKVIINSPETMKALEYVKALYGTFIPGTASWNDSSNNKAFLAGQLYCTVNGISIYVTASKENKAIADDMNHAYMPIGPVGKPTELHLPFTMLTFNFTKYPQACKALTAFMLEADQFNPWVSAAQGYLSHFLLAYDANPIWTADPKRTVYRDVAKRTLTPAGLGTLGENAAAAIADFIVVDMFANYCTGREDAKGAIASAERQAKRLYR, encoded by the coding sequence ATGACGACGTTTATGCCAAATCGACGGTCGTTGCTGAAAGGTGGCGCCTCGGTGCTCGCCGGTGCGGCAACCCTGACAGCGGATCAGCTGATGGGTTTCGCCAAGGCTTGGGCGCAGACCGCTCAGTGGAAGCCGGAAGCAGGCGCCAAGATCAACCTGCTGCGCTGGAAGCGCTTCGTGGAAGCCGAGGATCAGGCCTTCATGAACATGATCCAGGCCTTCACCAAGGCGACCGGTGTTGAAGTCAACGTCTCGAACGAATCCTACGATGACATCCAGCCCAAGGCTTCGGTTGCGGCCAACACTGGGCAGGGCCTCGACATGGTGTGGGGCCTATATTCGCTGCCGCACTTGTTCCCTGAAAAGTGCGCCGATGTGACCGACGTCGCGACCTATCTTGGTGGCAAGTACGGCGGCTGGGCGCCGTCAGCAGATGCCTACGGCAAATCCAAGGGCAAGTGGATCGGTATTCCGGTCGCGTGCACCGGCGCGCTGATGAACTATCGCATCAGCGCCATGGAGAAGGCGGGCTTCAAGGAATTCCCGAAGGACAACGCCGGTTTCCTCGAACTGTGTAAAGGTCTCAACAAGAACGGCACGCCGGCCGGCATGGCGATCGGCCATGCTTCGGGCGACGCCAACACCTGGATGCACTGGGCGTTGTGGTCGCATGGCGGTTACCTCGTCGACAAAGACAACAAGGTTATCATCAACTCGCCAGAGACAATGAAGGCGCTGGAATATGTGAAGGCGCTATACGGGACCTTCATTCCGGGTACCGCGTCGTGGAACGACTCCTCGAACAACAAGGCGTTCCTGGCCGGCCAACTCTATTGCACCGTCAACGGCATCTCGATTTACGTGACGGCGTCAAAGGAAAACAAGGCCATCGCCGACGACATGAACCACGCCTACATGCCGATCGGGCCGGTTGGTAAGCCGACCGAGCTGCATCTGCCGTTCACGATGCTGACGTTCAACTTCACCAAGTACCCACAGGCCTGTAAGGCGCTGACGGCGTTCATGCTTGAAGCCGATCAGTTCAATCCGTGGGTCTCCGCGGCGCAAGGCTATCTCTCGCACTTCCTGCTGGCTTACGACGCCAACCCGATCTGGACAGCGGATCCGAAGCGCACGGTGTATCGCGATGTTGCCAAGCGCACGCTGACGCCGGCGGGCCTCGGCACACTGGGTGAGAACGCTGCAGCGGCGATCGCCGACTTCATCGTCGTCGACATGTTCGCGAACTACTGCACTGGCCGCGAAGACGCCAAGGGTGCCATTGCGTCCGCTGAGCGTCAGGCCAAGCGGCTCTATCGCTAA
- a CDS encoding multiple sugar transport system ATP-binding protein (product_source=KO:K10112; cath_funfam=2.40.50.100,3.40.50.300; cog=COG3839; ko=KO:K10112; pfam=PF00005,PF03459,PF17912; smart=SM00382; superfamily=50331,52540), translating to MASVHIHDVRKSFGGFEVLHGVTVPIEDGQFVVLVGPSGCGKSTLLRMLAGLEKITSGTISIGDRVVNDVQPKERDIAMVFQNYALYPHMTVAQNMGFSLKLRNVNQDEINKLVGRAADILGLQQMLERYPRQLSGGQRQRVAMGRAIVRDPQVFLFDEPLSNLDAKLRVAMRTEIKELHQRLKTTTVYVTHDQIEAMTMADKIVVMHDGIVEQMGSPLELYDHPDNKFVAGFIGSPAMNFLEGKLVNSNQPYVETPNGSRLPLLASRSGLDGKPVTYGIRPEHLEFADDGVEAEVAVVEPTGSETQIVARIGDQDLIAVIRDRRPVKPGDKIKLRPVPSSAHVFDKETGKRLIN from the coding sequence ATGGCGTCCGTGCACATTCACGACGTGCGTAAATCATTTGGCGGATTCGAAGTTTTGCACGGCGTGACGGTTCCGATCGAGGACGGTCAATTCGTGGTTCTTGTAGGCCCGTCGGGCTGCGGAAAATCCACCCTGCTGCGCATGCTGGCGGGTCTGGAAAAGATCACGTCAGGAACGATTTCGATCGGGGACCGCGTCGTCAACGACGTGCAGCCGAAGGAGCGGGACATCGCCATGGTGTTCCAGAATTACGCGCTGTATCCGCACATGACGGTGGCCCAGAACATGGGCTTCTCGCTCAAACTGCGTAACGTCAATCAGGACGAGATCAACAAGCTTGTGGGCCGCGCGGCCGACATCCTCGGCTTGCAACAGATGCTGGAGCGCTATCCACGGCAGTTGTCGGGCGGTCAGCGCCAGCGCGTCGCCATGGGTCGTGCAATTGTGCGTGATCCACAAGTGTTCCTGTTCGACGAACCGCTCTCGAACCTGGATGCCAAGTTGCGCGTTGCCATGCGCACGGAGATCAAGGAGCTGCATCAGCGGCTCAAGACCACCACGGTTTACGTGACGCATGACCAGATCGAGGCGATGACCATGGCGGACAAGATTGTCGTCATGCACGATGGGATCGTCGAGCAGATGGGCTCGCCGCTCGAGCTTTACGATCACCCGGACAACAAGTTCGTCGCCGGATTCATCGGTTCGCCCGCGATGAATTTCCTCGAAGGCAAGCTCGTGAACAGCAACCAGCCTTATGTCGAAACGCCAAACGGCAGCCGTCTGCCGCTGCTGGCCTCACGCTCCGGGCTGGATGGCAAGCCGGTGACCTACGGCATCCGCCCCGAGCATCTCGAATTCGCCGATGACGGCGTCGAGGCGGAGGTTGCTGTCGTCGAGCCGACCGGCTCGGAGACGCAGATCGTGGCGCGCATTGGTGATCAGGATCTGATCGCGGTGATCCGCGACCGCCGTCCGGTCAAGCCGGGCGACAAGATCAAGCTGAGGCCGGTCCCGAGCTCTGCGCACGTCTTCGACAAGGAAACAGGAAAGCGCCTTATTAATTGA